The Ciconia boyciana chromosome 7, ASM3463844v1, whole genome shotgun sequence region AAAGTACATCCTGTCTCCTTCCCCACTCCATGTGTGCATACAAGCTGCGTATTTGACTTTAGAAATGGCAAATTTGGGTCACAAGTTCAGTAGCTAAAATGATGATTTTACCACATCCTGCTTGCACAGGAagcttatttttgaaaaagctgaTAAGTTGAGTCCTCTAGattttgtcaaaacaaaaagcaaagcaagcaattTAAAGCTGCAAAGAGGTTTGGGTTCTCACACAATCAGTTTGCCACTTTATCTCACAGTGCGTATGTTTAATTTAAAGTGAAAGCCttgcagcctgctcctgtgctaCCTGGACTAACCAGCTTCCTATAATCACCAGGCTGTGATGATaatctgaaaacagtattttccccATTATGGTAAGAAAgagttgtgggggtttttttcttggttatCTGGGTTCAATCTTTCTGAGGAAggattatttcttcattaattgGGGATAAAAAATTCATACAGTATCATTTGGTCCAATGAATAGGTGATAACTGTTTCTCACTAAAACAtccaaacacattaaaaaaattgtgccAAATATTCATGGAGTAACTGCAAGACTTTTGCTGTGCAGTGGTACTTAAGGGAAAGAAGCCAATCAGTCTGGTAAGCAGTGTGGATGCTCAATAGTAAGGAGTGGGAGACATCGACTATTATTGTGTtagatgaaaagaaatgagagacCTTGCTCATAATGTAACAAGAAACCTAAAATGTGCTGTGCAAGTCATGAGCAAGGTGTAAAGCATTTAACAAATgctattttgtttaaatgcaagGTACTACAAAATGTTAGTGCTGGATTTCACGTGTTCAGACTCACGCAGTCACTTTTACAGAATGAGATTTTGTGCAGTGTAATCAATTGTTGCTATTCATGTTATTAATACATATCAGCTACAGCACTTTACCTTTCAGATATTTCAGTTGCACAGAGCAGGCCTTGGTGCTTGTACTGGGAAGTGGCAAAGATAGGTAAATATCATCTGGTCTGCAGTGAGGAGACTTCTGTTTTGATGCTAAAGTAATGCATCATATCAGTACATATCCTTTGAGAAAACAGTGTAGAGTGGAATGATGGACAATGTGTGACACGCAACAAATCATAATGAAAACTGGAACCTTCTGAGGATCTGTATGTCATGGTGTGATTGTTATTAAATGGTAAAATAACCTGCTCACCAGTCAACAAtactaattttgtttttattctcttgTAGGAATGTTTACCCTTGCAGAAGTTGCATCGCTCAATGACATCCAGCCAACTTACCGTATCTTGAAACCATGGTGGGATGTATTCATGGATTATCTAGCTGTTGTGATGTTAATGGTTGCCATTTTTGCTGGAACAATGCAGCTGACCAAAGACCAGGTGGTCTGCTTGCCAGTTTTGCAGCCTACTGTAAATTCAAAAGCACAACCCGGCACATCAGGGAAGGCTGACTTTACCACTGTTGAAACAACCACTAGTCAAGGAGAAGAAGCATCAATGAGAACAGTTTCCTTTGGAAGTGCCCCTACTGGAACACCTGATGTACCCCTGAGCAGAGCTACCTCTTCTCAGTATCAACCCACTGAATCAGGCCAGGAGctgaagaaagagcagaaagattCTTCAGGCCGTAAAACAAATTTGGATTTTCAGCAATACGTATTTATTAACCAGATGTGCTATCATTTGGCTCTTCCTTGGTATTCAAAGTATTTTCCCTATCTTGTTCTCATCCATACTATCATTTTAATAGTCAGTAGCAATTTTTGGTTCAAGTATCCCAAGACTTGCTCAAAAATTGAGCATTTTGTGTCTATATTAGGGAAGTGCTTTGAGTCCCCTTGGACTACAAAAGCATTGTCTGAAACGGCATGTGAGGACTCTGAGGAGAACAAACAGAGGTTAACTGGTGCCCAGTCCCTGCCCAAGTATGTTTCCACTAGCAGTGACGAAGGAAGCCCAAGTGCCAGCACTCCCATGATAACGAAGTCTGGCTTCAAATTTTCAGCTGACAAGCCGATGATCGAGGTTCCCAGCGTCACTATTTTAGATAAGAAAGACGGAGAACAAGCCAAAGCGCTGTTTGAGAAAGTCCGTAAGTTCCGGGCTCATGTGGAGGACAGTGATCTGATTTACAAGCTCTATGTTGGCCAGACTGTCATCAAGACTGTTAAGTTCATATTTATTCTCTGCTATACTGCAAACTTTGTCAACACCATTAGTTTTGAACACATCTGCAACCCGAAAGTGGAACACCTGATTGGCTACACACAGTTTGAATGTACACACAACATGGCTTACATGTTGAAGAAGCTGCTTATCAGCTATATTTCCCTCATTTGTGTCTATGGTTTTATCTGCCTCTACACACTTTTCTGGCTGTTCCGAATACCtttaaaagaatattcttttgAAAAGGTCAGAGAAGAGAGTAGCTTCAGTGATATCCCTGATGTCAAAAatgattttgcatttctcttgcaTATGGTAGATCAGTATGACCAGCTGTATTCTAAGCGATTTGGTGTCTTTTTGTCTGAGGTAAGTGAGAACAAACTACGGGAAATTAGTTTAAACCATGAATGGACTTTTGAAAAGCTGCGGCAACACGTTTCCCGCAATGCCCAGGACAAGCAAGAGTTGCATCTCTTCATGCTGTCAGGGGTCCCCAATGCAGTGTTTGATCTGACAGATCTGGATGTGTTGAAACTGGAGCTGATTCCTGAAGCGAAAATCCCAGCGAAAATTTCCCAGATGACGAATCTTCAGGAGCTTCATCTGTGCCACTGCCCTGCAAAGGTTGAGCAGACTGCCTTCAGCTTCCTCCGGGACCACTTGAGATGCCTTCATGTGAAATTCACAGATGTCGCAGAAATTCCTGCGTGGGTGTATTTGCTCAAAAACCTCCGTGAATTGTACTTGATAGGCAACTTGAActctgaaaacaataaaatgataGGGCTTGAATCTCTCAGAGAGTTGAGACACCTTAAAATTCTCCATGTGAAGAGCAATTTGACCAAAATTCCCC contains the following coding sequences:
- the LRRC8D gene encoding volume-regulated anion channel subunit LRRC8D, which produces MFTLAEVASLNDIQPTYRILKPWWDVFMDYLAVVMLMVAIFAGTMQLTKDQVVCLPVLQPTVNSKAQPGTSGKADFTTVETTTSQGEEASMRTVSFGSAPTGTPDVPLSRATSSQYQPTESGQELKKEQKDSSGRKTNLDFQQYVFINQMCYHLALPWYSKYFPYLVLIHTIILIVSSNFWFKYPKTCSKIEHFVSILGKCFESPWTTKALSETACEDSEENKQRLTGAQSLPKYVSTSSDEGSPSASTPMITKSGFKFSADKPMIEVPSVTILDKKDGEQAKALFEKVRKFRAHVEDSDLIYKLYVGQTVIKTVKFIFILCYTANFVNTISFEHICNPKVEHLIGYTQFECTHNMAYMLKKLLISYISLICVYGFICLYTLFWLFRIPLKEYSFEKVREESSFSDIPDVKNDFAFLLHMVDQYDQLYSKRFGVFLSEVSENKLREISLNHEWTFEKLRQHVSRNAQDKQELHLFMLSGVPNAVFDLTDLDVLKLELIPEAKIPAKISQMTNLQELHLCHCPAKVEQTAFSFLRDHLRCLHVKFTDVAEIPAWVYLLKNLRELYLIGNLNSENNKMIGLESLRELRHLKILHVKSNLTKIPPNITDVAPHLTKLVIHNDGTKLVVLNSLKKMTNVAELELQNCELERIPHAIFSLSNLQELDLKSNSIRTIEEIISFQHLKRLTCLKLWHNKIVNIPSSITHIKNLESLYLSNNKLESLPAAVFSLQKLRCLDVSYNSIALIPVEIGLLQNLQHFHITGNKVDVLPKQLFKCVKLRTLSLGQNCITSIPDKVSQLLQLTHLELKGNCLDRLPATLGQCQLLRKSGLVVEDHLFDALPSEVKEVLNQDTSIPFANGI